Proteins found in one Herbiconiux sp. A18JL235 genomic segment:
- a CDS encoding VanZ family protein: protein MTKSSAPVLRTVAAVLLVLYGLGVAFVVFWPSPVDSASRSDLLHLIAQLHAQGLPRSIGYQQIEFAANVGMFVPLGILIGLVLGRRWWWLALLICAAASTSIEFVQYLLLPHRFATYRDVVANTFGGALGTVVAGAVYALRR from the coding sequence ATGACGAAATCATCAGCGCCCGTGCTGCGCACCGTCGCGGCCGTGCTGCTCGTGCTCTACGGGCTGGGCGTGGCGTTCGTGGTGTTCTGGCCGTCGCCGGTCGACTCGGCGTCGAGGTCAGATCTGCTGCACCTTATCGCGCAGCTGCACGCCCAGGGTCTCCCGCGCTCGATCGGGTATCAGCAGATCGAGTTCGCCGCCAACGTCGGCATGTTCGTGCCGCTCGGCATCCTCATCGGCCTCGTTCTGGGGCGCCGCTGGTGGTGGCTGGCACTCCTCATCTGCGCCGCCGCGTCGACCTCGATCGAGTTCGTTCAGTACCTGCTCCTCCCCCACCGCTTCGCCACCTACCGCGACGTCGTCGCCAATACTTTCGGCGGCGCCCTCGGCACGGTCGTGGCCGGCGCGGTCTACGCGCTGCGGCGCTAG
- a CDS encoding DUF418 domain-containing protein, whose translation MASVHVVRPVAPRTQADRVVVPDVARGFAIFAMLVAHAVPLLPQVPGAVRFLERQLNDVASPLFACVMGMATAIVLAKTRLDPHGVRAVIVQNVIRGCILVVLGVWLQTWGSWIAIILSFLGIVLAVGTPLLLLPTKALVAVIAVVVVAGAPLNAFVTGVVEPTMALPGSLGATFLDWVFLNPHYRVTNLLPWFLFGAVVFRIGFSSRRLAWTMLILAPLAWGGDFLIRRLWSVQRGPSGSYLDTLHDTGLVLGALAVIMLLATVRAEAPARFIRDVFVPFRAIGTVALSLYVLQVAIVAWLAKSGTLVFSENNYSAWILIVLAVPGAGILWWRFVGKGPIEWVIGFLSGRYRVSRSPRPERSSTPA comes from the coding sequence ATGGCGAGCGTGCATGTGGTGAGGCCGGTCGCACCGCGCACTCAGGCCGATCGGGTGGTGGTTCCCGATGTGGCGAGGGGATTCGCGATCTTCGCCATGCTCGTCGCCCACGCCGTCCCGCTGCTGCCGCAGGTGCCGGGAGCCGTGCGCTTTCTCGAGCGTCAGCTCAACGATGTGGCGTCGCCCCTGTTCGCGTGCGTGATGGGCATGGCGACGGCGATCGTCCTCGCGAAGACTCGTCTCGACCCCCACGGCGTTCGGGCCGTCATCGTGCAGAACGTGATCCGCGGATGCATCCTGGTCGTTCTCGGGGTCTGGTTGCAGACCTGGGGAAGCTGGATCGCCATCATCCTGTCGTTCCTGGGTATCGTCCTGGCCGTCGGCACTCCCCTTCTTCTCCTGCCGACCAAGGCGCTGGTCGCCGTCATCGCGGTCGTCGTTGTCGCCGGCGCACCGCTCAACGCCTTCGTGACGGGAGTCGTGGAGCCGACCATGGCGCTTCCGGGGAGCCTGGGCGCGACCTTCCTCGACTGGGTTTTCCTGAACCCGCACTACCGGGTGACGAACCTCCTGCCGTGGTTCCTGTTCGGCGCCGTCGTGTTTAGGATCGGGTTCTCGTCGCGACGGCTCGCCTGGACCATGCTGATCCTCGCCCCTCTCGCCTGGGGAGGCGACTTCCTCATCCGTCGTCTGTGGTCGGTCCAGCGTGGGCCCTCGGGGAGCTACCTTGACACCCTCCACGACACCGGGCTCGTGCTGGGCGCCCTGGCGGTCATCATGCTGCTCGCAACGGTGCGTGCAGAGGCGCCCGCGCGCTTCATCCGCGACGTGTTCGTGCCCTTCCGGGCGATCGGCACAGTCGCCCTCTCGCTCTACGTTCTGCAGGTGGCGATCGTGGCCTGGCTCGCGAAGAGCGGCACGCTCGTGTTCAGCGAGAACAACTATTCCGCCTGGATTCTCATCGTGCTCGCGGTGCCCGGCGCCGGCATCCTGTGGTGGAGATTTGTCGGCAAGGGGCCGATCGAGTGGGTGATCGGCTTCCTCTCGGGCCGCTACCGTGTCTCGCGCTCGCCCCGGCCGGAGCGCAGCTCGACCCCAGCGTGA
- a CDS encoding transcriptional regulator, giving the protein MTSTEHHPRHRLDELLQNPVRFSIVAALDRAGTLSFKEVRDAVEITDSALSKQVSSLEAAGYLKVGKSFAGKMPRTSLTLTREGRTVWRTHLTTLREIAGDAID; this is encoded by the coding sequence GTGACCAGCACCGAGCATCACCCCCGCCACCGCCTCGACGAGCTTCTGCAGAACCCCGTGCGCTTCTCGATCGTCGCCGCTCTCGACCGCGCCGGCACCCTCTCGTTCAAAGAGGTGCGCGACGCCGTCGAGATCACCGACTCCGCCCTCAGCAAGCAGGTCTCCTCCCTCGAGGCCGCGGGCTACCTCAAGGTCGGCAAGTCGTTCGCCGGCAAGATGCCCCGCACCTCCCTCACCCTCACCCGCGAGGGCCGCACGGTCTGGCGCACCCACCTCACCACCCTCCGCGAGATCGCCGGCGACGCCATCGACTGA
- a CDS encoding chemotaxis protein CheY produces MHPSDTITPAEARELLDRAERLSRSAHEATRWPYIAFILALGVATSMGTFAMALTTGRAFGLAYVGTLGVAFALLLFFMISIRGRSAFARSRRWALTIASWSVAYIAAIAVVAWAHGSVVLAAITSGLILAVALVSAAREGRP; encoded by the coding sequence ATGCACCCCAGCGACACCATCACACCAGCGGAAGCCCGCGAGCTCCTCGATCGAGCGGAGCGTCTGAGCCGGTCTGCGCACGAGGCGACGCGCTGGCCGTACATCGCGTTCATCCTGGCCCTCGGCGTCGCCACGTCGATGGGTACCTTCGCCATGGCGCTCACCACCGGGCGCGCGTTCGGCCTCGCCTACGTCGGCACGCTGGGCGTGGCGTTCGCGCTGCTGCTGTTCTTCATGATCAGCATCAGGGGCCGCTCGGCGTTCGCCCGCAGCCGGCGGTGGGCCCTCACCATCGCCAGCTGGTCGGTGGCCTACATCGCGGCGATCGCCGTCGTCGCGTGGGCACACGGCTCGGTCGTGCTGGCGGCCATCACCTCGGGGCTCATCCTCGCCGTGGCCCTCGTGAGCGCAGCCCGAGAGGGTCGGCCGTGA
- a CDS encoding heparan-alpha-glucosaminide N-acetyltransferase domain-containing protein translates to MPAHRILSLDVVRGGMLVVSVAVDSLLAQPEWFGHAVWEGVHPVDVVFPVFVTLSGCGLAFAMHRRVRAWPLLRRVAILLAAGLVYNAIALDSWSLDDWWLTGVLQLYAGVVAVLGLVHLITRTWWGWAIVTAAFATTHTVLLSAWASGCAGLVLTPDCNPSGVIDPAVFGVQHIYHQGALGHDPVGLVALLGALVSASAGATAGHLMLSPRLSDGGVGRSALPLIGLAAGAALAGFLTIWVPEMVAGVHPLAMKRLWTPPFALWVASGTSLALLAAHLAVDRRRVGRGVRAAVWPLVALGRNSLLVYFGSHALMSVLTRSSPSGGTPAAEIAAAIAVGGQPQLTFTLAMLAFWVALAALLHRLGVYLRP, encoded by the coding sequence GTGCCCGCCCACCGCATCCTGAGCCTCGACGTCGTGCGCGGGGGGATGCTCGTAGTGAGTGTGGCCGTCGACTCGCTGCTGGCCCAGCCGGAGTGGTTCGGGCACGCAGTGTGGGAGGGGGTGCATCCGGTCGACGTCGTGTTCCCCGTCTTCGTGACGCTGTCGGGATGCGGGCTTGCTTTTGCCATGCATCGCCGCGTGCGAGCATGGCCGCTGCTGCGACGGGTGGCGATCCTGCTGGCGGCGGGGCTCGTCTACAACGCGATCGCGCTCGACAGCTGGAGCCTCGACGACTGGTGGCTCACCGGCGTGCTCCAGCTCTACGCCGGGGTGGTGGCCGTGCTGGGCCTCGTGCACCTCATCACCCGCACCTGGTGGGGCTGGGCCATCGTCACCGCGGCGTTCGCGACGACCCACACCGTGCTGCTCTCGGCGTGGGCGAGCGGATGCGCGGGGCTGGTTCTTACGCCCGACTGCAATCCTTCAGGGGTCATCGACCCGGCCGTCTTCGGGGTGCAGCACATCTACCATCAGGGTGCGCTGGGGCACGACCCAGTAGGGCTCGTCGCCCTGCTCGGCGCGCTGGTGAGTGCGTCGGCCGGCGCGACGGCGGGGCACCTCATGCTCAGCCCGCGACTCAGCGACGGGGGAGTGGGGCGGAGCGCGCTACCTCTGATCGGACTCGCCGCGGGGGCGGCGCTCGCCGGGTTCCTCACGATCTGGGTGCCCGAGATGGTGGCGGGCGTGCATCCGCTCGCCATGAAGAGGTTGTGGACGCCGCCGTTCGCCCTCTGGGTGGCGTCAGGCACCTCCCTCGCCCTGCTGGCGGCGCACCTCGCGGTAGACCGGCGCCGCGTGGGGCGGGGCGTGCGCGCCGCGGTCTGGCCGCTGGTCGCGCTCGGGCGCAACAGCCTGCTCGTCTACTTCGGATCGCACGCGCTCATGAGCGTGCTCACGAGGTCGTCACCGTCAGGGGGCACCCCGGCTGCCGAGATCGCGGCGGCAATCGCCGTCGGCGGGCAGCCGCAGCTCACCTTCACGCTCGCGATGCTTGCGTTCTGGGTGGCGTTGGCGGCGCTGCTGCACCGACTCGGCGTCTACCTGCGGCCGTGA
- a CDS encoding cyclase family protein, with product MRIPSYDELLQRTPSGSSWGVFGPGDELGTANFLTAERVSAASRLIRTGRRFGLDHPVTAFEPYPTGTRRALRHEVFSNNEWHRDDWVDSFYLQSSSQIDALRHIGHPEHGFYNGLSSAENSPESVALGVHAYAESGLAGRGVLLDLPRYFARHGLPYDPTATIAVGPEMLDEMAAEQGVEWEGGELLLLRTGWAEQYLGQTEAERARIPWRRSPGLAQREEVVRWLWDHQIALVAADNLAVEADPVLESDFRSPGERPPERGVDHSGMLHRPLIALLGMALGELWRLDELAAACAADGVWEFFVTCKPLHLIGGVGSPPNAIAIK from the coding sequence ATGAGAATTCCGAGCTATGACGAGCTCCTCCAGCGCACACCCTCCGGCTCCAGTTGGGGTGTGTTCGGGCCTGGCGACGAGCTGGGCACCGCCAACTTCCTGACGGCAGAACGGGTCTCGGCCGCGTCGCGCCTCATCCGCACCGGCCGGCGCTTCGGGCTCGACCACCCGGTGACGGCGTTCGAGCCGTACCCCACCGGAACGCGGCGCGCCCTCCGCCACGAGGTGTTCTCGAACAACGAGTGGCACCGCGACGACTGGGTCGACTCCTTCTACCTGCAGTCGTCGTCGCAGATCGACGCGCTGCGCCACATCGGTCACCCCGAGCACGGGTTCTACAACGGCCTCTCGAGCGCCGAGAACTCGCCGGAGTCGGTCGCGCTCGGGGTGCACGCCTACGCCGAGTCGGGTCTCGCCGGCCGCGGCGTGCTGCTCGACCTGCCCCGGTACTTCGCGCGACACGGGCTGCCCTACGATCCGACCGCCACCATCGCGGTCGGCCCCGAGATGCTCGACGAGATGGCTGCCGAGCAGGGGGTGGAGTGGGAGGGCGGTGAGCTGCTCCTGCTGCGCACCGGATGGGCAGAGCAGTACCTCGGGCAGACCGAGGCCGAGCGCGCGCGCATCCCGTGGCGGCGGTCGCCCGGGCTGGCGCAGCGTGAGGAGGTGGTGCGGTGGCTGTGGGACCACCAGATCGCGCTGGTCGCCGCCGACAACCTCGCCGTGGAGGCCGACCCGGTGCTGGAGAGCGACTTCCGCTCGCCCGGCGAGAGGCCGCCCGAGCGCGGGGTCGACCACAGTGGCATGCTGCACCGGCCCCTCATCGCGCTGCTCGGCATGGCGCTCGGCGAGCTGTGGCGGCTCGACGAGCTCGCGGCGGCGTGCGCCGCCGACGGCGTCTGGGAGTTCTTCGTGACCTGCAAGCCGCTCCACCTCATCGGCGGAGTGGGGTCGCCGCCGAACGCGATCGCGATCAAGTGA
- a CDS encoding IclR family transcriptional regulator, whose translation MANTDGASEASGSDIQAVARVGQICALFGPHTAELTAADVADRLGLNRTTAYRYCASLVAAGILDRGPRRGTFVLGGLMLQLGIHALSRRQVVEIAPPRLASLSAAVRMTAVLSLWGARGPVVTLVEEDRSRTAVVTVRAGAQLDATAAQSRVFLGQLTDERAMGWMTEGMTSAQRAELEAAVYTARRAGYCIASQSGGVFSAAAPVFDEFGIAATVGLLGADPQADLSAGSTIITELLRTTSALTAELRGTREARPHENSEL comes from the coding sequence ATGGCGAACACCGACGGCGCGAGTGAGGCATCCGGATCCGACATCCAGGCGGTGGCCCGAGTCGGTCAGATCTGCGCGCTCTTCGGCCCTCACACGGCCGAGCTCACGGCCGCCGACGTCGCCGATCGGCTCGGGCTCAACCGCACCACGGCCTATCGCTACTGCGCGTCGCTCGTGGCAGCAGGCATCCTCGACCGTGGCCCCCGGCGCGGAACGTTCGTGCTGGGAGGGCTCATGCTGCAGCTCGGCATCCACGCCCTCAGCCGCCGTCAGGTGGTGGAGATCGCTCCCCCGCGTCTGGCCTCGCTGAGCGCCGCAGTGCGCATGACGGCGGTGCTCAGCCTGTGGGGTGCGCGGGGGCCTGTGGTGACGCTGGTGGAGGAAGACCGCAGCCGCACCGCTGTGGTGACCGTGCGCGCCGGAGCGCAGCTCGACGCCACGGCGGCCCAGTCGCGGGTGTTCCTCGGGCAGCTCACCGACGAACGGGCGATGGGCTGGATGACCGAGGGCATGACCTCGGCCCAGCGCGCCGAGCTTGAAGCCGCCGTCTACACCGCGCGTCGCGCGGGCTACTGCATCGCCTCCCAGTCGGGAGGGGTGTTCTCCGCGGCAGCCCCCGTGTTCGACGAATTCGGCATCGCCGCCACCGTCGGGCTGCTGGGCGCCGACCCCCAGGCCGACCTCTCCGCGGGGTCGACCATCATCACCGAGCTGCTGAGAACGACCTCAGCGCTCACCGCAGAACTTCGCGGAACGCGAGAGGCACGACCTCATGAGAATTCCGAGCTATGA
- a CDS encoding extracellular solute-binding protein: MTSRSRILTAGAGLVAATALLAGCAGGTPASTGASGTDSASSGDAPATITFVGYGGGGQDAQIEAWQKPYTEAHPNITFVNTSPPDVAQVKAQVESGAVQWDVMATAPYAAQQNCDTLFEPLDLSGIDQTDLVEGTVGECYLGNWINATPVAYRTDAFPAGEGPKTVADFFDTEKFPGQRGIVTNLQNGILEYPLLADGVDPDELYPLDVDRALDKLGEIRDVTTFAPNVGALQQAVEADQVDMFLLPDSRLVPLLQGGMDITIVWDETVASLNAFAIPKGAPNKDAAVDFISSVVEPEQVAKISELLGVAPVNTAAKPELDEFTKQVEVYGPANTGGTVLQDVDWYAENFNDVSTKLTTWLAG; this comes from the coding sequence ATGACGTCCCGATCCAGAATCCTCACGGCGGGCGCCGGCCTCGTGGCCGCCACCGCCCTCCTCGCCGGCTGCGCCGGCGGCACCCCGGCGAGCACCGGCGCCTCGGGCACCGACTCCGCCTCCAGCGGCGACGCACCCGCCACCATCACCTTCGTCGGCTACGGCGGCGGCGGGCAGGACGCCCAGATCGAGGCGTGGCAGAAGCCGTACACCGAGGCCCACCCGAACATCACCTTCGTGAACACCTCGCCGCCCGACGTGGCGCAGGTGAAGGCGCAGGTGGAGAGCGGCGCCGTGCAGTGGGACGTGATGGCCACGGCCCCGTACGCCGCCCAGCAGAACTGCGACACCCTGTTCGAACCGCTCGACCTGAGCGGCATCGACCAGACCGACCTCGTCGAGGGCACGGTCGGCGAGTGCTACCTCGGCAACTGGATCAACGCCACACCCGTCGCCTACCGCACCGACGCGTTCCCGGCAGGAGAGGGGCCGAAGACGGTCGCCGACTTCTTCGACACCGAGAAGTTCCCCGGCCAGCGCGGCATCGTCACCAACCTGCAGAACGGCATCCTGGAGTACCCGCTGCTCGCCGACGGGGTCGACCCCGACGAGCTCTACCCGCTCGACGTCGACCGGGCGCTCGACAAGCTCGGCGAGATCCGCGACGTCACGACCTTCGCGCCGAACGTGGGGGCGTTGCAGCAGGCGGTCGAGGCCGACCAGGTCGACATGTTCCTGCTGCCCGACTCGCGGCTGGTGCCGCTCCTGCAGGGCGGCATGGACATCACGATCGTGTGGGACGAGACCGTCGCCTCGCTCAACGCCTTCGCCATCCCGAAGGGCGCTCCGAACAAGGATGCGGCCGTCGACTTCATCTCGAGCGTCGTCGAACCGGAGCAGGTTGCGAAGATCTCGGAGCTGCTCGGCGTGGCACCGGTGAACACCGCGGCGAAGCCCGAACTCGACGAGTTCACGAAGCAGGTCGAGGTGTACGGCCCCGCCAACACCGGGGGCACCGTGCTGCAAGACGTCGACTGGTACGCCGAGAACTTCAACGACGTGTCGACGAAGCTCACCACCTGGCTCGCGGGCTGA
- a CDS encoding ABC transporter ATP-binding protein, translated as MSTQIRLTEVTKRYGSAAPAVDAISLTIEPGEFMTLLGPSGSGKTTTLNLIAGFETLTSGTIALNGTDVGRLPPHKRNLGMLFQNYALFPHMTVAQNVAYPLRERKVSKAETARRVAEVLELVQLPGRDGAYPSELSGGQQQRVALARAIVFDPAALLLDEPLGALDRNLRAALQTEIRRIHREVGSTFVFVTHDQEEAMNLSDRIALFNAGHIEQVGSPEELYRAPDTLFTARFLGDSNVFDLGGSGGGSAGGSGLGTSAAWEGNTWSVDPATVTAHPGVATHAAVVVRPEDVRIAASPAEVPSGANCIAATVRDLEYMGAYRTVMLELSPTGPLGRARIDALDSPLSLGDQVTAWWRPERQRIVAA; from the coding sequence GTGTCCACCCAGATCAGGCTCACCGAGGTGACCAAGCGCTACGGTTCGGCAGCGCCCGCCGTCGACGCCATCTCGCTCACCATCGAACCGGGCGAGTTCATGACACTGCTCGGCCCGAGCGGCTCGGGCAAGACCACGACGCTCAACCTCATCGCGGGGTTCGAGACGCTCACGAGCGGCACGATCGCACTGAACGGCACCGACGTGGGGCGCCTGCCCCCGCACAAGCGCAACCTCGGCATGCTCTTTCAGAACTACGCGCTCTTCCCGCACATGACGGTGGCCCAGAACGTCGCCTACCCGCTGCGGGAGCGCAAGGTGTCGAAGGCCGAGACCGCACGACGGGTGGCCGAGGTGCTCGAGCTCGTGCAGCTGCCGGGCCGCGACGGCGCCTACCCCTCCGAGCTCTCGGGCGGGCAGCAGCAGCGCGTGGCGCTCGCCCGCGCGATCGTGTTCGACCCGGCGGCGCTGCTGCTCGACGAGCCGCTCGGCGCGCTCGACCGCAACCTGCGGGCTGCGTTGCAGACCGAGATCCGCCGCATCCACCGCGAGGTCGGCTCCACCTTCGTGTTCGTCACGCACGACCAGGAGGAGGCGATGAACCTCTCCGACCGCATCGCGCTGTTCAACGCGGGGCACATCGAGCAGGTGGGCTCGCCGGAGGAGCTCTACCGGGCGCCCGACACACTGTTCACCGCGCGGTTCCTGGGCGACTCGAACGTGTTCGACCTCGGCGGCTCTGGGGGCGGCTCGGCGGGCGGCTCGGGGCTCGGTACCTCGGCGGCCTGGGAGGGGAACACCTGGTCGGTCGACCCCGCCACCGTCACCGCGCATCCGGGGGTCGCCACTCACGCCGCCGTCGTGGTGCGCCCCGAAGACGTGCGCATCGCCGCCTCCCCCGCCGAGGTGCCCTCGGGCGCCAACTGCATCGCCGCCACCGTGCGCGACCTGGAGTACATGGGCGCGTACCGCACGGTCATGCTCGAGCTCTCGCCGACCGGGCCGCTCGGCCGGGCGCGCATCGATGCGCTCGACTCCCCCCTGTCGCTCGGCGACCAGGTCACCGCGTGGTGGCGGCCCGAGCGCCAGCGCATCGTCGCCGCCTGA
- a CDS encoding ABC transporter permease, with protein MTATVPAARRPRRRDRGVDPIPWWLVVVGTLVALYFILPTLIVIPLSFSSASAFEFPPKDFSLRWYENFFTDPIWLGSLGNSFLVAILAALIATVVGTAAAVGLNRLTGRFAGFLRTLLMVSMVTPAIVVAVAVYISFLQWHLVGTLQGYVLAHAALGVPFVLVSVTTALGGFDPKLLRASASLGAPPFRSFLRVTMPLISRGVLTGAIFAFVTSFDEVVIALFLRAPTFQTLPVQMYNSVTFELDPTISASSSLVVVVVTVIFLVPLLIGSRKKTR; from the coding sequence ATGACCGCAACCGTTCCCGCCGCGCGCCGGCCGAGGCGCCGCGACCGTGGAGTCGACCCCATCCCGTGGTGGCTCGTCGTCGTCGGCACGCTCGTGGCGCTGTACTTCATCCTCCCCACGCTCATCGTCATCCCGCTGAGCTTCAGCTCGGCCTCGGCGTTCGAGTTCCCTCCGAAGGACTTCTCGCTGCGCTGGTACGAGAACTTCTTCACCGACCCCATCTGGCTCGGCTCGCTCGGCAACTCGTTCCTCGTGGCGATCCTCGCCGCGCTCATCGCGACGGTCGTCGGCACCGCGGCGGCGGTCGGCCTCAACCGGCTCACCGGGCGTTTCGCCGGCTTCCTCCGCACCCTGCTCATGGTGTCGATGGTCACCCCGGCGATCGTCGTGGCGGTGGCGGTGTACATCTCCTTCCTGCAGTGGCACCTCGTCGGCACCCTGCAGGGCTACGTGCTGGCTCACGCGGCGCTCGGTGTGCCGTTCGTGCTGGTGTCGGTGACCACCGCGCTCGGCGGCTTCGATCCGAAGCTGCTGCGCGCATCCGCGTCGCTCGGCGCCCCGCCGTTCCGCTCGTTCCTCAGGGTGACGATGCCGCTCATCAGCCGCGGCGTGCTCACCGGAGCCATCTTCGCCTTCGTGACCTCGTTCGACGAGGTGGTGATCGCCCTGTTCCTCAGGGCGCCCACGTTCCAGACCCTGCCCGTGCAGATGTACAACAGCGTCACCTTCGAGCTCGACCCCACCATCTCGGCGTCGTCGAGTCTCGTGGTGGTCGTGGTGACAGTCATCTTCCTCGTGCCGCTGCTCATCGGCAGCCGCAAGAAGACCCGTTAG
- a CDS encoding ABC transporter permease → MTTTRTSRASWLLLVPALGLLAVVLLTPLIQSFFRSIGTPEFTLEHYASLFTDGVTMTVLGRTALTAVIVTVVAFLLGYPYAYLMTRVGPRLRGVLLVIVLIPFWTSVMARNYAWIVLLQRGGPVQSVFEFFGVTDVSFQGSVVGVTIAMSQVLLPFMVLPLFSSLGAIDRKLLLAARGLGSSPLVAFWKVYWPLSRGGVVSGLILVFTLSLGFYVTPALLGSPQQSLIAQLLAQRTTQLLDFAGAGALGILVLVITLALVAWANRFGGTISALGVASTSQTKDQ, encoded by the coding sequence ATGACGACGACCCGAACCTCACGGGCGAGCTGGTTGCTGCTCGTTCCCGCCCTCGGCCTCCTGGCGGTGGTGCTGCTCACGCCGCTCATCCAGAGCTTCTTCCGCAGCATCGGCACCCCCGAGTTCACGCTCGAGCACTACGCGAGCCTGTTCACCGACGGCGTCACCATGACGGTGCTGGGGCGCACGGCGCTCACCGCCGTCATCGTGACCGTGGTCGCGTTCCTCCTCGGCTACCCCTACGCCTACCTCATGACGAGGGTGGGCCCGAGGCTCCGCGGGGTGCTGCTCGTCATCGTGCTCATCCCGTTCTGGACCTCGGTGATGGCTCGCAACTACGCCTGGATCGTGCTGCTGCAGCGCGGCGGCCCGGTGCAGAGCGTGTTCGAGTTCTTCGGCGTCACCGACGTCAGCTTCCAGGGCAGCGTGGTGGGCGTCACCATCGCGATGAGCCAGGTGCTGCTGCCGTTCATGGTGCTCCCCCTGTTCAGCTCGCTCGGCGCCATCGACCGCAAGCTGCTGCTCGCCGCACGCGGCCTCGGCTCCTCACCGCTCGTGGCGTTCTGGAAGGTGTACTGGCCGCTCTCCCGCGGTGGCGTGGTGTCGGGGCTCATCCTCGTGTTCACCCTGAGCCTCGGCTTCTACGTCACCCCCGCCCTGCTCGGCTCGCCGCAGCAGTCGCTCATCGCCCAGCTGCTCGCCCAGCGCACCACGCAGCTGCTCGACTTCGCCGGAGCCGGCGCCCTCGGCATCCTGGTGCTCGTCATCACGCTGGCGCTCGTGGCCTGGGCCAACCGCTTCGGCGGAACCATCTCGGCGCTCGGCGTCGCCAGCACCTCGCAGACGAAGGACCAGTGA